From the genome of Papaver somniferum cultivar HN1 chromosome 2, ASM357369v1, whole genome shotgun sequence, one region includes:
- the LOC113348609 gene encoding anthocyanidin reductase ((2S)-flavan-3-ol-forming)-like isoform X1 — translation MADSKKKVCVTGGTGYMASKLVKHLLDKGYSVNTTARNPEDEQKVAHLLKLVEDHEHGDLKIFQADLTNEGSFDDAISGCSIVFHVATPVHFASQNPEADMIRPAIQGTLDILQSCVNAKTVKRVVLTSSAAAVSIKDLSKETGGLVMDESCWTDIEYLTSAKPPTWGYPVSKALAEKEAWKCAEENKIDLITVIPSLMLGPSLTHTVPSSICLGMSLLTGKHELINALKGMQMLSGSISITHVEDVVDAHIFLAEKESASGRYICCNVNTSVLELAKFLSHRYPQYAVTTEFGDFPATAKLSLSSEKLINEGFSFNYGIEEIYDQSVEYFKSVGLLQK, via the exons ATGGCCGATTCAAAGAAGAAAGTTTGTGTGACTGGGGGCACCGGATACATGGCTTCAAAGCTCGTCAAACATTTGCTCGACAAGGGTTATTCCGTCAACACCACTGCAAGGAATCCAG AGGATGAGCAAAAGGTAGCTCATCTCTTAAAGCTAGTGGAGGATCATGAACATGGTGACTTGAAAATTTTTCAAGCAGACTTAACAAATGAGGGAAGTTTTGATGATGCCATCTCTGGCTGTAGTATTGTCTTTCATGTTGCTACTCCTGTGCATTTTGCTTCCCAAAACCCTGAG GCGGACATGATCAGACCAGCCATCCAAGGTACCCTCGACATATTGCAATCATGCGTAAACGCAAAGACAGTGAAGCGTGTCGTTTTGACATCATCAGCTGCAGCGGTTTCGATAAAAGATCTGAGCAAGGAAACCGGTGGGCTGGTGATGGACGAGAGTTGCTGGACGGATATTGAGTATTTAACTTCTGCCAAGCCACCTACTTGG GGATACCCGGTGTCCAAAGCATTAGCAGAGAAGGAAGCTTGGAAATGTGCAGAAGAAAACAAGATTGACCTGATCACAGTCATACCTTCTCTAATGCTTGGACCATCTCTCACTCATACTGTCCCCTCTAGCATCTGTCTTGGCATGTCATTACTCACAG GTAAACATGAATTGATCAATGCTCTGAAAGGTATGCAAATGCTATCGGGTTCAATATCCATAACGCATGTAGAGGACGTTGTTGACGCGCACATATTTCTAGCTGAAAAGGAGTCGGCTTCCGGAAGATACATATGCTGCAATGTTAACACCAGTGTTCTAGAGCTGGCTAAGTTCTTGAGTCATCGGTACCCTCAGTATGCTGTTACTACTGA ATTTGGAGATTTCCCTGCAACGGCCAAGCTGAGTCTCTCCTCAGAAAAGCTCATCAATGAAGGGTTCAGCTTCAACTATGGGATCGAGGAAATTTATGATCAATCTGTGGAGTACTTCAAATCTGTAGGACTTCTGCAGAAATGA
- the LOC113348609 gene encoding anthocyanidin reductase ((2S)-flavan-3-ol-forming)-like isoform X2, protein MADSKKKVCVTGGTGYMASKLVKHLLDKGYSVNTTARNPEDEQKVAHLLKLVEDHEHGDLKIFQADLTNEGSFDDAISGCSIVFHVATPVHFASQNPEADMIRPAIQGTLDILQSCVNAKTVKRVVLTSSAAAVSIKDLSKETGGLVMDESCWTDIEYLTSAKPPTWGYPVSKALAEKEAWKCAEENKIDLITVIPSLMLGPSLTHTVPSSICLGMSLLTGMQMLSGSISITHVEDVVDAHIFLAEKESASGRYICCNVNTSVLELAKFLSHRYPQYAVTTEFGDFPATAKLSLSSEKLINEGFSFNYGIEEIYDQSVEYFKSVGLLQK, encoded by the exons ATGGCCGATTCAAAGAAGAAAGTTTGTGTGACTGGGGGCACCGGATACATGGCTTCAAAGCTCGTCAAACATTTGCTCGACAAGGGTTATTCCGTCAACACCACTGCAAGGAATCCAG AGGATGAGCAAAAGGTAGCTCATCTCTTAAAGCTAGTGGAGGATCATGAACATGGTGACTTGAAAATTTTTCAAGCAGACTTAACAAATGAGGGAAGTTTTGATGATGCCATCTCTGGCTGTAGTATTGTCTTTCATGTTGCTACTCCTGTGCATTTTGCTTCCCAAAACCCTGAG GCGGACATGATCAGACCAGCCATCCAAGGTACCCTCGACATATTGCAATCATGCGTAAACGCAAAGACAGTGAAGCGTGTCGTTTTGACATCATCAGCTGCAGCGGTTTCGATAAAAGATCTGAGCAAGGAAACCGGTGGGCTGGTGATGGACGAGAGTTGCTGGACGGATATTGAGTATTTAACTTCTGCCAAGCCACCTACTTGG GGATACCCGGTGTCCAAAGCATTAGCAGAGAAGGAAGCTTGGAAATGTGCAGAAGAAAACAAGATTGACCTGATCACAGTCATACCTTCTCTAATGCTTGGACCATCTCTCACTCATACTGTCCCCTCTAGCATCTGTCTTGGCATGTCATTACTCACAG GTATGCAAATGCTATCGGGTTCAATATCCATAACGCATGTAGAGGACGTTGTTGACGCGCACATATTTCTAGCTGAAAAGGAGTCGGCTTCCGGAAGATACATATGCTGCAATGTTAACACCAGTGTTCTAGAGCTGGCTAAGTTCTTGAGTCATCGGTACCCTCAGTATGCTGTTACTACTGA ATTTGGAGATTTCCCTGCAACGGCCAAGCTGAGTCTCTCCTCAGAAAAGCTCATCAATGAAGGGTTCAGCTTCAACTATGGGATCGAGGAAATTTATGATCAATCTGTGGAGTACTTCAAATCTGTAGGACTTCTGCAGAAATGA
- the LOC113348611 gene encoding 50S ribosomal protein L24, chloroplastic-like, with translation MAALQSSMTALQSSMTSLSISSSNSFFGQRFSPTLYPTPVKSVEKPCLIVMRLKRWERKECKPNSLPVLQKMHVRLGDTVKVIAGNEKGKIGEVIRLFKHNSTVIVKDMNIKTKHVKPKEQGEPGQIVKVEGPIHSSNVMLYSKDKEVHSRVGHKILEDGSRVRYLVKTGEIIDNKDDWKRVTKEKKQELEKVEA, from the exons atggctgCGCTTCAAAGCTCTATGACTGCTCTTCAGAGCTCCATGACTTCtctttcaatctcttcttccaattctttttttGGCCAACGCTTCTCACCCACTCTCTATCCTACTCCG GTTAAATCTGTGGAGAAGCCATGTCTGATTGTAATGAGG CTCAAGCGATGGGAGCGAAAGGAATGTAAGCCAAACAGTCTCCCAGTTTTGCAAAAAATGCATGTGAGGTTAGGGGATACCGTGAAAGTTATTGCTGGAAATGAGAAGGGTAAAATTGGAGAGGTCATCAGACTCTTCAAGCATAACAGCACTGTCATTGTGAAAGATATGAACATAAAGACCAAGCACGTGAAGCCCAAAGAACAAGGGGAGCCAGGACAGATTGTGAAG GTCGAAGGACCTATTCACAGTTCAAATGTGATGCTCTACTCGAAAGATAAGGAAGTGCATAGCCGTGTGGGTCATAAAATACTCGAGGATGGATCGAGGGTACGTTACCTAGTTAAAACGGGGGAAATTATTGACAACAAAGATGACTGGAAGAGAGTAACCAAAGAAAAAAAGCAGGAATTGGAGAAAGTTGAAGCCTAG
- the LOC113348612 gene encoding calcium/calmodulin-regulated receptor-like kinase 1, translating into MQGVSVGLIIGVSVGVVIGAFLAIATLFCVKYRRKHSQIGNSSSRRGVKIPIRTNGADSCTILSDSTLGPESPKTSDANSRSCWIESSNKKSVVSMSGIPKYPYKELQKATCNFTTMIGHGAFGPVYKARMGTGETVAVKMLATNSKQGEKEFQSEVSLLGRLHHRNLVNLVGYCAEKGQHMLVYVYMSNGSLASHLYSEKHEPLSWDLRIYIALDVAKGLEYLHDGAVPPVVHRDIKSSNILLDRSMRARVADFGLSREEMVNPHASNIRGTFGYLDPEYISSRAFTKKSDVYSFGVLLFELVAGKNPQQGLMELVDLAAMNSEGKVGWEEIVDSRLDGKFDTEQLNEVAALAYKCVNRLSKKRPAMRDVVQALCGAINVKQSKNNALARGISNTDDEVAIEMPPLDQTETNLAITELRRQESQNSISSHRRQDSQTSISELRRQESVNSSVDLPEV; encoded by the exons ATGCAAGGAGTTTCAGTGGGGCTTATAATTGGGGTTTCAGTTGGGGTGGTTATTGGAGCTTTTTTGGCAATAGCTACTCTATTCTGTGTTAAGTATAGGAGGAAGCATTCACAGATAGGGAATAGCAGTTCTAGAAGAGGTGTGAAAATACCAATTAGAACTAATGGTGCTGATTCGTGTACAATATTGTCGGATTCAACATTGGGTCCAGAATCACCTAAAACATCTGACGCCAATAGCAGATCATGTTGGATTGAAAGTTCTAATAAGAAGAGTGTTGTTTCCATGTCTGGAATACCAAAATATCCATACAA GGAACTGCAGAAAGCAACCTGTAATTTTACCACCATGATTGGTCATGGGGCCTTTGGTCCTGTTTATAAAGCTAGAATGGGAACAGGTGAGACTGTTGCTGTCAAAATGCTTGCAACTAACTCTAAACAAGGAGAGAAGGAGTTTCAATCCGAG GTTTCATTACTTGGAAGATTGCACCATAGAAACCTTGTGAATCTGGTGGGATATTGCGCAGAGAAAGGGCAGCATATGCTTGTATACGTGTACATGAGTAATGGCAGTCTTGCTTCTCATTTATACA GTGAAAAGCATGAACCTCTGAGCTGGGATTTGAGGATTTATATTGCTCTAGATGTAGCAAAGGGTTTGGAGTATCTTCATGATGGG GCCGTTCCACCTGTAGTGCACCGTGATATCAAGTCTTCCAACATACTCTTGGATAGGTCGATGAGAGCCAGA GTAGCTGATTTTGGACTGTCAAGGGAAGAGATGGTTAATCCCCATGCGTCTAACATTAGGGGAACTTTCGGCTATCTAGACCCTGAGTACATTTCGTCGAGGGCATTCACTAAGAAAAGTGATGTCTACAGTTTTGGTGTCTTGCTATTTGAACTTGTTGCAGGCAAAAATCCACAACAGGGGCTCATGGAACTCGTCGATCTT GCAGCAATGAACTCGGAAGGGAAAGTTGGGTGGGAGGAGATTGTTGATTCTCGACTTGATGGAAAATTTGACACAGAACAACTGAATGAAGTAGCAGCCCTTGCATACAAGTGCGTTAATCGCTTATCTAAAAAACGGCCAGCAATGAGGGATGTCGTGCAGGCGCTATGTGGTGCAATCAATGTGAAACAGAGTAAGAATAACGCTCTCGCTCGAGGAATATCTAATACTGATGACGAAGTTGCTATTGAAATGCCGCCATTAGATCAAACTGAAACAAACCTTGCAATCACTGAACTTAGGAGACAGGAATCTCAAAACTCAATCAGCAGTCACAGGAGGCAGGATTCTCAGACCTCCATCAGTGAACTTAGGAGGCAAGAATCTGTGAACAGTTCTGTGGATCTGCCCGAAGTTTAA